The DNA window TCTATAATTCAAAGTTTACAATACATTTTGTTACAGAATACTTTTTGGTAGAAAACAAAAGTTTCTTCTTGGGTTTAGTGCGAGGAAAAATTTTATCcctgaaaattaatttgaatgCTTTCTCTTGTTAAGAAATGCAATGCAAATAGAAAATGTTAAAACTATGTAACCTGTTTCTCTTTTAGCCTTTGCTGCCAGAGAATTTAGAGTAAAATTCGGTGCTCAACCATAGTATTTCAATCACCTCAAGTCATTGGTATTCCTAGGGGGATTGTATTCTGTTTTGTCCCTAGATatactgttttccattttaaaatacattttattgctgacttttgtctttacatcataatcatttccttcccacccacccctccaGATTTACCcatcccttgtgacaaagaaaaactaTTAAGTAAAACTATCCAAGACAGAGATTGCTCAACAATATACATGTAGCAAGCATGATGTCCTTGATAGTTGCCCACCTTTCTTCCAGAGGGATGTTTGAtaaattctctcttctccaggACTTTCCTTGGTTGTTATCCTTACTCGGGGTTCAAATTTTAGGAACCTGTTCATGATGCAGTGATTGTTTATTCtgttctcttggtttaatttattttgctataagtctcttcatacaagtcttcccagatttcccaGAATCCTTCTCGGTGTATAATAATATaccattacattcctatattaTGGTTGTTCAAACATTCCTCAAAGGGTACCCTTACTTTGTTTATGGCTCTTTGTTACTGAAAAAAGTGCTGCTTCCAACATTTTGGACTACATTAGATTTTTGTCTGTCTTTGGCTTCCTTGGGGAATATGGTAAGATCAATGGGTCACAATGTATAAATGGATTAGTCACTTTTCTTCATTGATTCCAAATTGAAGTCCAGAATACTTGGACCACTTTGTGGCTCCACCAAGAATACATCAATGTGCCTTTCTTCCCACATTGCTAGTtcccatctttgccaatttacttGATGTGAAATTAAACCTccgaattttaaaaaatttgcattaTTCTATTAGTGCTTTGAAACATGCGTTCTGTTTTAAAGGGTAAGCCCCCTCAATTCCTCTTGAAGGTGGACAGGAGTGTAagctgaaataaataaaaattattggcCTAGATAAAAGCTTCTGGGGAGTATTATGCTCTGTAActtttgcatatatttgcatgtaaCAAAAGCATTAACTTCATATCATGCATTCAGACTTCTTCCTCTATCTAAAGAGTCCTAGGGGGTCTCTCCATGCCTCTGcccttctctattcttttttatctACAGAGAATTCCACAAAATTTCCATCTCTATTACTATATGAATTATGCAATTAATTATCCAATGGTCTGTTGACATTGTGGACAATCTACATAGATTTTCAATCCCAGATTGGCTGTCTTTAGGTACCTAAAACACTCAGAGTCCACTGTGCCTTTTAATTGATGCAGAACCAGAGAGTTAAAGCAGAATTAGGACAGTAAAGATGCTGTAAGGAAATCACAGATTGTTCTGAAAAGCCAGGAGAAAAATACATTTGCCATCATAGGCTTCTTTGTTCATATGGATAATGGGAAGCTGGACTGTAAATGCAAGATTTCTTGGGTAGGCTTGGAGGGGTTGTGAGGTGGTTCTAGAAGCAAGGCACCCATGTTTAGCTTGTGCCCAAGAGGGTCTTCTGTCCCCATGTCAATGTTCCTGGCACTCTTATTGTTCCAATTCTCTACTCTTACACTCCTCAGGTGTGTACTTCGTTCACAGCTGAACAGGCCACACATGGCCATGTGAAGATCCATCATGGTTATACCAATGTGGTGGGCCTGGGGGACTCAAGTACGTGGAAGGTGCCTAGCCTGAATCGATATGTCTACATGTTCTTTGCTCCGTTGATGTTACCCATCATGACCCCTCTGGTGGCACTTGGTGGGTACTCCCCAGGACCTATCCCAAAATTTCTAGGTAGCATCCTTGAGTAGAATTAAGGAACCTCCTTGGAAAAGAAATACGACACATTCCGCTCTTCCCCTACCACCTTCAAGGAGGCATCTTATGCAATAGGTTGGGATCCCAGATTTCTAAATCTTATTCCCAGCTCAGGCAGAATAACTAGATAGGTCACCCTGTCAATAGCTTAGGGATTACTGGTCTCATATTAAGAGgcaaggggttgggggggggggaagggtgaaaAGAGCCTTTGAATGCTGACAGGATGCTGAGTGAGTGGTGTGATGGGAAGGTCACTGGCTCTTGGATCAGGAGCCCAGGAGAAAATTCCAGGACCACaatatactagttgtgtgaccctggacaagtcatttaaactatgtgaacctcagtttccccattgctacacatgggaatgataatatttataacgcttattccataaatatttcatttgcggaaagttctttgtaaactttaaagtgctatagaaatgtaagttgttattattatcctgagGAAGGCACTTATTTGGGACTCCCCACAGCAATAAAGATGCTTAGATTTAGATGCTTAGATTTAGGGCAGAGAAATGTGATACTTAATAACtactaaataaataacaattatgTAGTActtataaagtttgcaaagcatttttataagtacttcatttgatcctcacaacaaccctgtgaggtattcccattttatagatatggatactgagacagacaaaggttaagcaacctacccagggtcacacagctagcaagtatctgaaacaggatttgaactctgggctttgattgttttgtttttgtgaggcaatcagggttaagtgacttacccagggtcataactattaagtgtcaattgtctaaggtcatatttaaactcaggtcctcctgactccagggccagtgctctatccactgcactacctacctgtcccaaactcagctcttctttgtttttttttttttttaaattttgttttttggtgggtttttttgttgttttttgttttttggtggggcaatgagggttaagtgactagcccagggtcacacagctagtaagtgtcaagtgtctgaggctggatttgaactcaggtcctcctgaatccagggccagtgctttatccactgcaccatctagctgcccccaaacttagctcttcttgactccaaggccaacattCCACTCAATGTGACACCTAATTGCCTTTGCTTGGTGGACAAAAGCCAACTGGGAGAACTCCCTGATGGCACTGGAGCTATCTTTTGTGTTGGGAGccagagatggagaaaagaaccGTCAATAGCTCTATGTCCTTTTAGTAATGTGCCTATATATTTTACAGCCTGTGGCAGGGCTGAATTCCTTACCTTGCCCCTGCCCCATTGAATACCACTTAATCTACTAAGTGCACAGAGTGTAATCCTATGAACAGAGGCCCTGAGTGCAGATCTTAGCTCTGTGGGTATTCCCCGTGGgcctctgggtaaatcacttggtTTCTCTGGGCTTTCTTACCTGTAATATGAGGGGACTGAACTGCATGGTGCTtaaggtcctgtccagctctaaatcctacaaTTGAGTTCCAAGGGGAGTCAGCCTGGGGAGAAACTGCAGAAGGTTCAAGCAGGAAGGGGCCTTAAAGATGGtgcagtctggggcagctaggtggcgcagtggatagagaaccggccctggagtcaggaggacctgagttcaaatctggccttggacacttaacacttactagctgtgtgaccctgggcaagtcacttaaccccaattgcctcactaaaaaaaaaaaaaaaaaaaaaagatggtgcagtccaacctcttcattttatatttgaggaaactgaggcccagtcaATTTGAATTGTTCAAGATTGTCCCGTGTTCTGCCTTCTATGGCCATTAGTCGGGTGTAGGGAGATGGATTTGGAGAcaggatctgaatttgaattccagatctgtcactttttttttttttttttagtgaggcaattggggttaagtgacttgcccagggtcatacagctagtaagtgttaagtgtctgaggctggatttgaactcaggtcctcctgactccagggccggtgctctaaccacttccCCAGATCTgtcactttctttatctgtgtaaccttaagcaagtcactccccttaattttctcattttaaaagtgaattttgttgattcttcatgacctgatttggggttttcttagcaaagatactgcagtggtttgccattttcttttccagctcattttacagataaggaactgaggcaaacaaggttaagtgacttgcccagggtcacactgataataagtgtatgaggctggatttgaactcaggaaaaggagtctccttgactccatatccagcattctatgcactatggtaccacctagGATCCCTAAACAATTAGACCTCGAAGGGACTCAAACCCTCAATCTTATGATCTGAAGTCAGACACCTTACCTTTTAGGCCACTGGGTCCACATTAagaaatgaatgggggcagctagatggcataggggcagctagatggcatatggggcagctagatggcacagtggatagagcaccggccctggagtcaggaggacctgagttcaaatcgggcctcagacacttaacacttactagctgtgtgaccctgggcaagtcacttaaccccaatcgcttcactaaaaaaaaaaaagaaatgaatggagggaaaaaaaaagaaatgaatggtaGAAGAAATGACTAGCCAGGCCCCTTCTAGATCTACTATTCTGCCATCTTAGTATTCACTTGCTATTCGAAGTCTTTTGGAGACTTAGAGGGGGCTTTGAAGAGATCATACTTGCCTCACATTCCTCTTTCCCAAAGGGCTGCTGAGGAAGGAGGAGCCCAGGATAGTTCTTCGGACCCTGTGCCTCATGTTCCTGGGGCTCTTCTCTCACTACTGGCTGCTTATCAAAGTCTCTGGCTTCCAGTCACCTGGGTTGGCTCTTCTCTGTATGCTTGTGACCCGGGGACTGCTGGCTCACCCCTACATCCATGTTAACATCTTTCAGGTAAGTGTTTCCCCCACAATTTTCTGAGGTGttggagggtgggaggaaagtgTTCTCTAGGACAGAGGTTCCAAATACGCTGCCTATGCTGTAaagctgaaccagattaaagtggaactgagaaatgtttaacaaaaaatataataaaatattacattttaaaacgaATGCAATATTTAGCGGGCAGGGATCTTTATGAATGGATTAGTGGCTCCATTTTTATTGAGTTTGACATTATTGCTCTAGGGGActctggaaaggagggagggctaGAAGTCTCCTCAGTGGGTATGGATGTCAGGTGGGGAGAAAGAATAACTAGGGGACTTGAATAACTGAGGAATACTCTCAAATTCAGGACCAGGTTGGGAGATCTCAGATGATTGTGGCTCCAAGGGGGAATCCTTGAAAGCAAGTCAAAAGAAAGCAAGCCAGCCTAGGGTTCAGTGTGAACACTGCCCTCCCTCAGTCTGGGAAAGGACTACCATCTTAGGGTAtgattgtctgtctgtctgtctgtctgtatcatAGCACATTGGGCTGCCCATGTTCTCTTTGGATAAGAAGCCCCGGAGGATCCACATGATGAGCCTTGGAGTGCTCAACCTGCCCCGAAACCCCATCCTGGACTGGACCTTTGGTCATTCCCTCATCAGTTGCCATGTGGAACATCACCTCTTCCCCCGGCTCTCTGATAACATGTGTCTAAAGGTAGGAAATGGATGTGAGCAGAAAAGGGCTGAGGACAGGAGAGAAAATGGCTTCGAGAAGCAAAGCAAAGAATTAAGGGCAGAGAAGAACAGGGTTAGGGTAAGGGAGAGCAGTTAGGGGGACTTAAGAAACTGGCCCACTAGGAAGAGCTTCAGGGCAGAGGTGTCTAGAGCTGGTCCTGCCCACTGCCCCTTACTTGGGTCAGCTCACAATGGATAATCGATTACTTCAACTccactttttaaaacaaaagtattGATATCTTTgtttggatctctctctctctttctttttttttttttttagtgaggcaattggggttaagtgacttgcccagggtcacacagctagtaagtgttaagtgtctgaggccagatttgaactcaggtactcctgattccagggccagtgctctatccagctgcccctaaatgtaatattgttttattgtcgtttttgttcaatatttcccaattaccttttattttattttatcttatttttttaacttttttttagtgaggcaattggggttaagtgacttgcccagggtcacacagctagtaagtgttaagtgtctgaggttggatttgaactcaggtactcctgactccagggccggtactctatccactgcgccacctagctgcccccagtttctatttttgatgttattgttgttcttttcttctccattgctGGAGTTATGGAGTGTAAATTTATATCTCATGAGCCGTTCTTTTGACTGCTGGGAATAAACATAAACACCCTCATTTCCTGGGTTCTGAACTAGAACTGGCTGCTATAGACAGTAGCGTgtgaaaagggaggagaaaggaccAGGTCTCCACCTTATTGTCTTTGTTCACTCCCCTTCTTCTAGGTGAAGCCAGTGGTGTCTCAGTTCCTTCAAAGGAACCATCTGCCATACAATGAGGACTCCTACCTGTCAagacttgggattttcttgagcAGATATGAGGAACTCATGGTACATGCCCCTCCCATCACTGACCTTGTGGGGCTCCAGTGAGGATGTTTCCTCACTGACAAGTCTCCCCAGCCCCCTTGACCTAACCAGGGTTCTGGCTCAAGATTCTTCTGCTTTGGCTGGGAACATCCCCAGAGACGTCACCCTAGAACCCAAGCCTGCCTCTCTCTGCTCTGTGGATCTGGGGAGGGCTTCTCGGAGATGGTTACTATGCTTTCTACCCTTC is part of the Dromiciops gliroides isolate mDroGli1 chromosome 4, mDroGli1.pri, whole genome shotgun sequence genome and encodes:
- the LOC122754501 gene encoding fatty acid desaturase 6-like, with translation MEPEGRSRVSGNLDSSQQMAKESRTPGSPTLNDSCSDPGHAGVGKEGTLMGELEALVQEMVKASSWWERHGLDWFILALNFLALPLGFLCLRSQSALVFALGIIILGMVHHTFTVKGSHLASHGALSNSKHWSRFWVLFFVEVCTSFTAEQATHGHVKIHHGYTNVVGLGDSSTWKVPSLNRYVYMFFAPLMLPIMTPLVALGLLRKEEPRIVLRTLCLMFLGLFSHYWLLIKVSGFQSPGLALLCMLVTRGLLAHPYIHVNIFQHIGLPMFSLDKKPRRIHMMSLGVLNLPRNPILDWTFGHSLISCHVEHHLFPRLSDNMCLKVKPVVSQFLQRNHLPYNEDSYLSRLGIFLSRYEELMVHAPPITDLVGLQ